The genomic segment ATCCTGCGGCAGCACGTCCAGGATGTTCGTCACGGCTGGGATGCCGCGCCGGCCGGCGCGGGCGTTGGCGATCGCCGTGGCGGCCGCGCGCACGTCGGCCGGGAGCATGTCGGCGGCGTTGCTCATGGGAGCCGCCTCCGAAGCACTTCGGGCACCGGCATCTCGGGGTAGTCTTCGCCCTCTTCCCACTCGACCCGGATGGCCGAGCGCAGGCGCGCCAGGTGGGTGGAAGCGTCGGGATCGTCCCACACTTCCGAGGGCTGCTGTTCGCGCGCCCAATCCATGAGCAAGCGGAGATCCGCATCCCGCTCGGCACACAGCCGCGGCGGCCGACGGGTGCCGAGCCCCGACTTGGTGGGCCAGCCGGCGACGGCTATGCCCTCGCGCCTCGGATCGGCCGGCTTGAACACCTGTCCGAAGAAGCTCCGGAGCATGTGGTCGAAGCCGAGCACCACCTGAAGGTTCGGGCGATCGACGAGGACGTACCGGCTCATGCGTCGGCTCCCGTCGGCTCGGGCACGTAGCGCACGCCGCAGAGCGGGCAGTAGGTGGCGATCATCATCGTCGGCCGCTTGCCGCGCGGCTCGATCTTCTCGACGCCGAGAGCGATGGTGGAGCGGAGCCCGCTGATTCCGCCGTCCTGGCGTTCGATCACCAGGTGCTGGACCATCTTCGTGTTGTGGTCGGCGAGGAGCTTGTTCGCTCCCTCGATGCAGTTGCACGCCATGTCAGCGGCCCCCGATCGACGCGAGGGCGTGGGCCGGCTCGCCCAACTCGGTGGCGTGGAGGAGCGCGCCCTCGCCGCGGTGGAAGTAAACGAGCACCACTTCCTGATCGAGCGGCAGACGTTCGTAAGCCGCGCGGAAGGCGAAGCGGTGGGTGCGGGCGTCCTCGACGCCGCTGGCGCTCCACGGTCGACCGGTCACGCGGTCGTACCAGTCAACGACCTTGGGCGTGGTGCCGGCGAAGAAGCCGGATGCGACCGTTACTCGGCGTCCGGCATGGGGATGGGCGCTTTGATGAAACGACATAGCCTGGCTCCACCGCACATGCGGTCGAGCCATATTTCCCCCAAAGCGGGGGAAAAGCAACCCCATTTCGGGGGATGTAGTTGGGTGGTAGGCCTAGCTACCGGCCAGCTTATGAGCGCTTCTTGCGGGATTAAGTGTCCCGCTACCTCGGCTTGAGCCACGTCATCAGCGCGCTCCAAGCGACTCGCTTATCTCGCAGCGTTTCAAACCCCATCCCGACCAAATCAAAGACCTCTGGGTTTGAGCCCGGGTAGATCCGGCGAATGAGAATGTCTCCCCCTTCGATTTGGACAAAACACAGCTTCTCTAAGTGCTCGCTTGGGACGCCAACTCGCTTTTCATCGTGATAAATAAAGTAGTTTTCTATGGCGATACCCGGCACGGAGACCCCCTTGTCTACT from the Methylorubrum extorquens genome contains:
- a CDS encoding protein of unknown function (Evidence 5 : Unknown function), which codes for MSFHQSAHPHAGRRVTVASGFFAGTTPKVVDWYDRVTGRPWSASGVEDARTHRFAFRAAYERLPLDQEVVLVYFHRGEGALLHATELGEPAHALASIGGR
- a CDS encoding conserved protein of unknown function (Evidence 4 : Unknown function but conserved in other organisms) — translated: MACNCIEGANKLLADHNTKMVQHLVIERQDGGISGLRSTIALGVEKIEPRGKRPTMMIATYCPLCGVRYVPEPTGADA
- a CDS encoding protein of unknown function (Evidence 5 : Unknown function) gives rise to the protein MSRYVLVDRPNLQVVLGFDHMLRSFFGQVFKPADPRREGIAVAGWPTKSGLGTRRPPRLCAERDADLRLLMDWAREQQPSEVWDDPDASTHLARLRSAIRVEWEEGEDYPEMPVPEVLRRRLP